In Helianthus annuus cultivar XRQ/B chromosome 3, HanXRQr2.0-SUNRISE, whole genome shotgun sequence, a single window of DNA contains:
- the LOC110932183 gene encoding uncharacterized protein LOC110932183, which produces MPFVQVVGMTSTGKSFCIAHAVICKERRGNYVWVLERIKSILHECMMPRVIVTDRELALINACSKVFPNTTRLLCHFHIQQNIARQCKKGFDKEDWGKFMSYWRRLCESSSEPMYKYNLEKMYNRLVVANRESVYDYVYENWLKDYKEMFVYAWTDKCRNFGQRTTNRVESQRANLKRYITRGSSLERIARCIIDIVETQYDEIQKSFTESIEKTMNHHRHRMLDNLRGKVSHEALDLLAKELLRKMEVLQKLNASCGCHMWLSNGLPCACRLENYKCTGRIIQLDDIDVFWRKLDLLPCKLVDEEVDVVAGLNNVRQHLEAQSPVQQKSLLSKIKAVFNPKSSTKKPPIVQQNTRGWPKSKKVQERLDEAARLDEVARHSSYGEDSIVYTASPKHRYDLPRHSSYVPSEGSRGTGSVIKSEKPKMQRNSSTSYKNKETRDDKGFPLMKGDEHLLSIQRFKDQIPSEFHSYISRIQDVTPDGHCGYRSVAVGLGFSEHAWSNIRRDLLLEIDHNKARWKHIFKTYNKGDFEQIRKSIEWHSLKACGPSHWMEMPQVGLLVVQRYNIVLHVLSIEWSTTIFPLTDAPLDPRPQAITLVHVDRGHFIHAKLEGDYPMPLATPLWLTHRSIAAEWWEEMYRPRLQHYYELINPKADKDREPSINEIED; this is translated from the exons ATGCCATTTGTCCAGGTTGTGGGTATGACGTCGACTGGGAAGTCTTTTTGTATCGCACATGCCGTTATTTGTAAAGAACGAAGGGGTAACTATGTGTGGGTGCTTGAGCGGATCAAGTCAATATTGCATGAATGTATGATGCCGCGTGTGATAGTCACGGATAGGGAGCTTGCCCTAATTAACGCGTGTTCTAAAGTATTCCCGAACACAACCAGACTTCTATGCCACTTTCACATCCAACAAAATATAGCTAGACAGTGCAAGAAAGGGTTCGATAAAGAAGATTGGGGGAAATTTATGTCGTACTGGCGGAGATTGTGCGAATCTTCATCAGAGCCCATGTACAAGTACAACTTGGAGAAAATGTATAACCGACTCGTGGTTGCCAACCGAGAAA GTGTCTATGATTACGTCTACGAAAACTGGCTCAAAGACTATAAAGAAATGTTCGTTTATGCATGGACCGATAAGTGTCGCAACTTTGGTCAGCGCACCAccaacagagttgagagccagcGCGCAAATTTAAAAAGATACATTACGCGCGGGAGTTCATTGGAGCGAATAGCAAGATGCATCATTGATATAGTTGAAACTCAGTACGATGAAATACAAAAAAGTTTCACTGAGAGCATCGAAAAAACGATGAACCACCACAGACACCGAATGTTGGACAACCTACGTGGAAAGGTTTCCCATGAAGCACTTGATTTGCTGGCAAAAGAGCTATTGAGGAAGATGGAGGTGTTGCAGAAACTTAACGCATCATGTGGTTGCCATATGTGGCTTAGCAATGGATTGCCGTGTGCTTGTAGGCTGGAAAACTACAAATGTAcag GGCGTATAATACAACTCGACGACATAGATGTATTCTGGCGTAAGCTTGACTTGCTCCCGTGTAAACTGGTAGACGAGGAGGTCGATGTTGTAGCAGGGCTAAATAATGTGCGACAACATTTAGAGGCGCAGTCCCCCGTTCAGCAAAAGAGTTTGCTTTCAAAGATAAAAGCGGTCTTCAACCCGAAATCGTCAACCAAGAAACCACCGATCGTCCAGCAAAATACTCGCGGTTGGCCTAAATCAAAGAAAGTACAAGAAAGGCTAGATGAAGCTGCGAGGTTAGACGAAGTTGCGAGACACAGCTCCTATGGCGAGGACAGCATCGTATATACCGCTTCCCCCAAACATAGGTACGATTTACCCCGACACAGCTCATACGTACCGTCAGAGGGCTCTCGTGGAACCGGTTCGGTTATAaagtctgaaaaacctaaaatgcAACGAAACAGTTCAACGAGTTATAAAAACAAGGAGACGCGGGATGATAAGGGTTTTCCATTAATGAAGGGGGACGAGCACTTGTTAAGCATTCAGAGGTTTAAGGATCAAATTCCCTCAGAGTTTCACTCTTACATATCGCGTATACAAGATGTGACCCCAGACGGTCATTGTGGGTACAGGTCTGTGGCTGTCGGGTTAGGTTTTTCGGAACACGCATGGTCCAATATTCGAAGAGATTTACTACTGGAGATTGACCATAACAAGGCGCGTTGGAAGCATATATTCAAAACATATAACAAAGGAGACTTTGAACAAATACGTAAGAGTATCGAATGGCATTCATTGAAAGCGTGCGGTCCAAGTCACTGGATGGAAATGCCCCAGGTAGGGCTTCTCGTAGTGCAAAGGTATAATATTGTCCTCCACGTGCTAAGCATCGAATGGAGCACTACCATCTTCCCATTAACGGATGCCCCACTAGATCCACGACCTCAAGCGATAACGCTCGTACATGTTGACAGGGGACACTTCATACATGCTAAGTTGGAAGGAGACTACCCCATGCCTTTAGCGACCCCGTTGTGGTTGACACATCGATCAATAGCTGCGGAATGGTGGGAAGAAATGTATAGACCGCGGTTACAACACTACTACGAGTTAATCAATCCTAAAGCAGACAAAGACAGAGAACCGAGTATAAATGAAATCGAAGATTAA
- the LOC110929912 gene encoding dual specificity protein kinase zak2, with translation MSYTDDFRHLEIQLKDIKAATNNFSDNPIGNGGFGTVYKGELLLPNGRRRMVAFKRLNRKFGQGDVEFWKEITTLSELSHENLASLLHFCKEGEERILVYEYVSRQSLDNYLDKASLTWIQRLHICIGAARGIAYLHDPKKTQRRILHRDIKSSNILLDEKWTAKVSDFGLSKVTPANQTRSYLVSNVAGTLGYCDPEYHATGILSKECDVYSFGVVLFEIMCGRLCCEVEKDKLICILVHTWTNRCDEDRLDDIIFPDLKQQINQDSLLTFAAIARRCLNRDHKERPNMIEVVRELEVALHHQQNPMKHEISETKMPTSYGFVSEFDHLKVRLEDIKLATNNFSDNNVIGRGGFGKVYRGELYLPGGQRMVCFKRLDRRLGQGNVEFFKEISLLSRYRHVNLVSLLKICIEGDELILVYDYEARGSLDRYLSEPGLTWAQRLKICVGVAHAINYLHGPGDTRQRVLHRDIKSSNILLNENWTAKVSDFGLSKIGPANQPATYVFSNAVGTPGYCDPVYFETGFLTKESDVYSFGVVLFELMCGKLCCEYSNGHLSQILVNKWRRCYEKKRLDEIIFSDLKEQMDPCLLSTFASMAYLCIKKRRDERPTMEDVVKILEIAVEQQEEFEETMRIQKLRKSILNTSQDQNFINGIHVDDDNTWLAILKGKVCEVISATKCISADSLVHDDTQKSRFPNIVKGGMYNGFTVKVTTQFLSPKTMYTVSLVFKHSGPDHGTHIPFKFRLEGERYYSNSCMTHVRDDGWLMTELYQFTSHKSEHVLGIHFLPLFDITSSRIKYFLEGIEFCPVQYIT, from the exons ATGTCTTACACAGATGATTTTAGACACCTTGAAATTCAACTTAAAGATATAAAGGCAGCTACCAACAATTTTAGCGACAACCCTATTGGAAACGGTGGGTTTGGAACTGTGTACAAAGGAGAACTACTTCTCCCCAACGGCCGGCGGAGAATGGTCGCCTTCAAACGCTTAAACCGTAAATTTGGACAAGGTGATGTTGAATTTTGGAAGGAGATCACGACGCTTTCTGAACTGAGTCATGAAAATTTGGCCTCCCTTTTACATTTTTGCAAGGAGGGTGAAGAGAGAATCCTTGTATATGAGTACGTATCTCGTCAGAGCCTCGATAACTATCTTGATAAAGCTAGCCTCACATGGATCCAACGGCTCCACATATGTATTGGGGCTGCAAGAGGAATTGCCTATCTTCACGATCCAAAGAAGACCCAACGAAGGATTCTTCACCGTGACATAAAAAGTTCAAACATCCTTCTGGATGAAAAATGGACTGCTAAAGTTTCAGATTTTGGCCTATCAAAAGTCACTCCTGCTAACCAAACGCGTTCATATCTAGTGTCTAATGTTGCAGGTACACTTGGATATTGTGATCCAGAGTATCATGCAACAGGTATTCTTTCAAAAGAGTGTGACGTCTACTCTTTTGGAGTGGTGTTGTTCGAAATTATGTGTGGAAGATTATGTTGTGAAGTGGAAAAGGATAAGCTAATATGCATTTTAGTGCATACATGGACAAATCGTTGTGATGAAGATAGATTAGATGATATTATTTTTCCTGATCTAAAGCAACAAATAAATCAGGATTCTTTGTTGACATTCGCAGCCATTGCAAGACGATGTCTAAATAGGGATCATAAAGAACGACCAAATATGATTGAGGTCGTCAGAGAACTCGAGGTTGCACTGCATCATCAACAA AACCCTATGAAACACGAAATCAGCGAGACCAAGATGCCAACATCGTACGGATTTGTTAGTGAATTTGATCACCTCAAAGTTCGATTGGAAGATATAAAACTGGCCACCAACAACTTCTCTGACAACAACGTAATTGGACGCGGTGGGTTTGGCAAGGTGTACAGGGGAGAACTCTATCTACCAGGAGGACAACGCATGGTCTGTTTTAAGCGACTAGACCGTAGACTCGGGCAAGGGAATGTTGAGTTTTTTAAAGAGATATCGTTGCTTTCTCGATACAGACATGTAAATTTGGTCTCTCTCTTGAAAATTTGTATTGAAGGTGATGAGTTGATACTTGTATATGACTATGAAGCTCGTGGGAGCCTTGATAGATATCTTAGTGAACCTGGTCTCACGTGGGCTCAACGCTTGAAGATATGTGTTGGGGTTGCTCATGCAATCAACTACCTTCATGGTCCTGGGGACACACGTCAGAGAGTTTTACACCGAGACATTAAAAGTTCGAACATACTTTTGAACGAAAATTGGACGGCTAAAGTTTCTGATTTTGGTTTATCAAAAATTGGTCCAGCTAACCAACCGGCAACATATGTTTTTTCAAATGCAGTTGGTACACCCGGATACTGTGATCCGGTTTATTTTGAGACGGGTTTCCTGACAAAAGAGTCTGATGTGTACTCTTTCGGAGTGGTGCTGTTTGAATTAATGTGTGGTAAATTATGCTGCGAATATAGTAATGGTCATCTATCCCAAATTCTTGTGAATAAATGGAGAAGATGCTATGAGAAGAAGAGATTAGATGAGATTATCTTTTCTGATCTGAAGGAACAAATGGACCCGTGTTTGTTGAGTACGTTTGCATCCATGGCTTATCTGTGTATCAAGAAACGTCGTGACGAACGGCCAACTATGGAAGACGTTGTGAAAATACTTGAGATTGCAGTTGAACAACAA GAGGAATTTGAAGAGACGATGAGGATTcaaaagctcaggaaatcaataTTAAACACATCCCAGGATCAAAATTTCATtaatggaattcatgttgatgatGACAATACG TGGCTTGCAATACTTAAGGGAAAAGTGTGTGAAGTAATATCTGCAACAAAATGCATCTCTGCGGACTCCCTTGTACATGACGACACACAAAAATCAAG GTTTCCAAACATCGTAAAGGGTGGAATGTACAATGGTTTTACAGTAAAAGTGACAACTCAATTCTTGTCACCAAAGACAATGTACACCGTAAGCCTTGTCTTCAAACATAGTGGTCCGGATCATGGGACACATATACCCTTTAAATTCAGACTGGAAGGGGAGAGATACTACTCAAATTCATGCATGACACATGTGAGAGATGATGGATGGCTAATGACAGAACTATACCAATTTACAAGCCACAAGAGTGAACATGTTCTTGGGATTCACTTCTTGCCACTCTTCGATATTACTTCCTCAAGAATTAAGTATTTTCTTGAAGGCATTGAATTTTGTCCTGTTCAGTATATAACTTGA
- the LOC110932184 gene encoding uncharacterized protein LOC110932184, giving the protein MNTRLAEIYDGKEWKLPKEWFDKYPWLMSFNFHQFNAVRKDSFMWKMDNGKVEEYAVRRVYKSLCMNGPKVLWSGAVWFSQNIPKHAFILWLAFKFRLLTQDRLLSWGFVGDLRCSLCKRCPDSHKHLFFECEYALAVWRRCKVFGKMIDAPNSWPDIVKFVEEKGFMKSVWGVIGRLVLAASVYFIWQERNRRQFEEERRSVQQVCDIVFETVRLRLLGLTFKDTVSVRMAADIWGFEVKAKDIGNSLNGFENLGVG; this is encoded by the coding sequence ATGAATACTAGGCTTGCTGAAATTTATGATGGTAAGGAATGGAAGCTGCCTAAGGAGTGGTTTGATAAGTACCCTTGGCTAATGTCTTTCAATTTTCATCAGTTTAATGCTGTAAGAAAGGATAGTTTTATGTGGAAAATGGATAATGGTAAGGTGGAGGAGTATGCGGTTAGAAGAGTGTATAAGTCTCTTTGTATGAATGGGCCGAAAGTGCTTTGGAGTGGTGCTGTTTGGTTCAGTCAAAACATTCCAAAGCATGCATTCATTTTATGGTTAGCTTTTAAATTCAGGCTGCTTACTCAGGACAGGTTACTTAGTTGGGGTTTTGTTGGTGATTTGAGGTGTTCGTTATGCAAGAGATGCCCTGATAGTCACAAGCACTTGTTTTTTGAATGTGAGTATGCTTTGGCTGTATGGAGGAGGTGTAAAGtgtttggaaaaatgattgatgcTCCTAACTCATGGCCAGATATTGTTAAATTTGTGGAGGAAAAAGGATTCATGAAATCTGTTTGGGGAGTTATTGGGAGACTAGTACTTGCTGCTTCGGTGTATTTTATATGGCAGGAAAGGAATCGTAGGCAATTTGAGGAAGAAAGGCGATCCGTGCAGCAGGtatgtgatattgtttttgaaaCTGTTAGATTGAGGTTGCTTGGATTAACATTTAAAGACACGGTTAGTGTGAGAATGGCTGCTGATATATGGGGATTTGAAGTGAAGGCTAAAGATATTGGTAATAGTTTGAATGGGTTTGAAAATTTGGGAGTTGGTTGA